The stretch of DNA TCCGTGCAGTTCGCGTTGAACGTCCCAGGCATGCTGGTAATCAACGAACTCCGGTGCAAGACCCAGCCCTGAAAACTCAAGAGTCATGCCTTCCAGCTTAGACCCCGCAGCGCCGCGGACAGGGTTTAGTGTCTAAGCTCACCAGCGGCCGGACGTGGGCCCGCAATGTGACTGGAGACCCCCGCCGCCTGTGGATAACTTCTGCGGCCGTCCACGGATTCCGCTAGACATGGGACATGGATGATTTGCACGCTCCCGACGTTCCGGGTTTTGCGGTTGACCGGCTCCTGGGGCTGGGAAGCACAGCATCGGTCTGGCTTGCCGCTGAGCAGGCCAGCGGCAGGAAATACGCCGTCAAGTGCTTCCACCCCGGCTCCACGGATGCGCGAGGGCGCGAATCGATGTCTGAGGACGCGGTGAGAAGGGAAATCCGAATCCTCTCCGTGCTGGACCACCAGCACCTGGTCAGGGCCCACGATGCCGTCAGCCTGCACCCCGGGCCGGCAGGCGAGGCAGAGGGAAAACCATCCACTGCCCTCATCATGGACTACGCATCCGGTGGCTCCCTGGGGCAGCTTCTTGGCTCCCGCGGCCGGCTCAGTGTCGGTGAAACCGTCACCGTACTGACCCCTGTCGCCCAGGCATTGTCCTATCTCCATGGGAAAGGATTCACGCATGCGGACGTCTCGCCCGGCAACGTGCTTTTCACCGGCCAGGGCAAACCGATGCTCTCGGACCTGGGAATCGCCCGGATGCTGGGGGACCCCGCCGGCGGAGCCGGCCACGGGACACCCGGCTTCGTTGATCCTGCACCGGTGGATGCTGTCCGCGCAGGGCTGCAACCCGAGAGGGACGTCTATTCGGCGGCGGCCCTCGGCTGGTTCTGCCTCACTGGTGCCGCGCCGCCACGCACGGCAGACCGGCCACCGCTGCCGCTCCTGGTTCCCGGTGTTCCAGCGGACCTCGCTGCAGCCCTCGAATCAGGGCTCAACGAAGACCGAAGGCTCCGTCCCACCGCCGGTGCCCTGGCAACCGCCGTCTACCGCAGTGCCGCCCCTGTACCAGTGGACCTTTCGGCTTCCGTCCATCCCACGGTTATCCGGGAACTCCTGACGCGCAGGCACGTCGCGCCGCCCTCACCGGGCCGGTTGAAGGAACGGTTCGGCACCTTGCGCCGGCGGATGGCGGCACCGCCGCGGCTGACGGGATTCGCCGCTGCAACGGGCGAACCAGCACGGCGGAAGGACACGGGTGGTGCCCCCGCACGCTCCAGGAGGCACACGGGCTCTGGCCGGAACGGGGCTCACCGCAGCGAGGCGCCAACCGGGATTCCCCTCCGCCGGGCCGTCTTCGCCGTGGGCGCGGCCGCAGTGGCGGCGATGGTCCTATGGCTGACCCCCGTGTCGCAGCTGGCCCTGGGTACCTTCCGTCCCGCCGGCGACACCAGGACTCCGGCAGCTTCCGCGCCCGCCGTAGACGCTGCTGCGGTCCAGGCCGGAGGCCCCGCCGCACTGGATGAGGCCAGGGTACTGGCCTCATCAGCCCAGCCAGCGGACGCCCTGCGTGGGCTTGCGGCGATGCGCGACTACGCATTCCGCAGCGGCCAGGTGGGCCTGCTGGCGGAAGTCAACGCCTCCGGGTCGCCGGCGGCCGCCGCCGACCATCAGACTGCGGAGAGGCTGTCCGGTTCGGGCAGGGTGCTCTCAGGCTTCATCAGCACGCTCTCGGACGTCCGGACCGAACCGGGCCCCACGGAATCGCGCGCCGTTGTCAGGGCCACCGCCGCCACCTCAGCCTGGGAAGAGAAGGACG from Pseudarthrobacter chlorophenolicus A6 encodes:
- a CDS encoding serine/threonine-protein kinase; the encoded protein is MDDLHAPDVPGFAVDRLLGLGSTASVWLAAEQASGRKYAVKCFHPGSTDARGRESMSEDAVRREIRILSVLDHQHLVRAHDAVSLHPGPAGEAEGKPSTALIMDYASGGSLGQLLGSRGRLSVGETVTVLTPVAQALSYLHGKGFTHADVSPGNVLFTGQGKPMLSDLGIARMLGDPAGGAGHGTPGFVDPAPVDAVRAGLQPERDVYSAAALGWFCLTGAAPPRTADRPPLPLLVPGVPADLAAALESGLNEDRRLRPTAGALATAVYRSAAPVPVDLSASVHPTVIRELLTRRHVAPPSPGRLKERFGTLRRRMAAPPRLTGFAAATGEPARRKDTGGAPARSRRHTGSGRNGAHRSEAPTGIPLRRAVFAVGAAAVAAMVLWLTPVSQLALGTFRPAGDTRTPAASAPAVDAAAVQAGGPAALDEARVLASSAQPADALRGLAAMRDYAFRSGQVGLLAEVNASGSPAAAADHQTAERLSGSGRVLSGFISTLSDVRTEPGPTESRAVVRATAATSAWEEKDAAGTVAAKGAEAPGQALRLVLVSEDGEWRISEILPGS